In one window of Desulfonatronum thioautotrophicum DNA:
- the rfbB gene encoding dTDP-glucose 4,6-dehydratase, translating into MHRRLNRILVTGGCGFIASNFILSLLERRSDLLIVNLDKLTYAGNRMNLQELEQKQDRKQNTGYRFIQGDIIDQILVEQLLAEHRIQAVLNFAAESHVDRSIHDSAPFIATNIQGTHTLLEAARKAGIELFLQVSTDEVYGTLGPEGLFTEETPLAPNSPYSASKASADLLVRAYHETYGMPTVITRCSNNYGPFQFPEKLIPLMITLAWEDKPLPVYGDGANVRDWIHVLDHCRGVELAMDQGRPGAIYNFGGDAERTTLQVVTAILDLLGKPHSLIRHVQDRPGHDRRYAMDFSLAARELKFAPTRSFEKGLLETIQWYEHNREWLRRVEDGSYREFMNTWYGGRQ; encoded by the coding sequence ATGCACCGCCGACTCAACCGCATCCTGGTCACTGGAGGATGCGGTTTTATTGCCTCCAATTTCATCCTCTCTCTCCTGGAACGGCGCAGCGACCTGCTCATCGTCAACCTGGACAAGCTGACCTATGCCGGCAACCGAATGAACCTTCAGGAGCTTGAGCAAAAGCAGGACAGGAAACAGAACACAGGATATCGTTTCATTCAGGGAGATATCATCGACCAAATCCTGGTTGAGCAACTGCTGGCCGAACACCGGATCCAGGCTGTGCTCAATTTTGCCGCGGAGTCCCATGTGGATCGTTCCATCCATGATTCCGCTCCGTTCATCGCCACCAACATCCAGGGCACCCACACCCTGCTGGAAGCTGCCCGAAAGGCCGGGATCGAACTGTTTCTGCAAGTCTCCACGGACGAGGTCTATGGCACCCTCGGCCCGGAGGGCCTGTTCACGGAAGAGACGCCCTTGGCCCCCAACAGCCCCTACTCCGCGTCCAAGGCATCGGCGGATCTCCTGGTCCGGGCCTACCATGAGACCTACGGCATGCCCACGGTCATCACCCGTTGCTCCAACAACTACGGCCCATTCCAATTTCCCGAAAAACTGATACCCTTGATGATCACCCTGGCCTGGGAAGATAAACCGCTGCCGGTCTATGGCGACGGGGCCAACGTCCGGGACTGGATTCACGTTCTGGACCACTGCCGCGGCGTAGAACTGGCAATGGACCAAGGACGTCCGGGGGCCATTTACAATTTTGGCGGAGACGCCGAACGAACCACCCTCCAGGTCGTCACCGCCATACTGGACCTGCTGGGCAAGCCTCACTCCCTCATTCGTCATGTCCAGGACCGTCCCGGTCACGATCGCCGATACGCCATGGACTTCTCCCTGGCAGCCCGGGAACTCAAGTTTGCCCCGACACGCAGCTTTGAAAAAGGCTTGCTGGAAACCATCCAGTGGTATGAGCACAACCGGGAATGGTTGCGCCGAGTTGAGGATGGCTCTTACCGCGAATTCATGAACACCTGGTACGGTGGGCGGCAATGA
- a CDS encoding ABC transporter ATP-binding protein, translating into MDLLKIENLEVVYNDVILVLKGLSLRAQQGRITALLGPNGAGKSTTLKAVSGLIRTEDGEITEGAIRYLDQPIHRTLPERIVRLGIFQVMEGRRVFEDLNVEENLRCGGFTRPSSEFPASLERVYTYFPRLQERRKQLAGYLSGGEQQMLAIGRALMAKPKLLLLDEPSLGLAPLLVEEIFTIVKRVNAEEGMTILLVEQNARAALSISHHGYILENGRIVMDGSSTSLLNNPDVQEFYLGLGHGGEKRSYRDVKHYRRRKRWLG; encoded by the coding sequence ATGGACCTGCTGAAAATCGAAAATCTTGAAGTCGTGTACAACGACGTCATTCTGGTACTCAAGGGACTTTCCTTGCGGGCTCAGCAAGGCCGGATCACGGCCCTGCTGGGGCCCAACGGCGCGGGGAAATCCACCACCCTCAAGGCCGTTTCCGGCCTGATCCGCACCGAAGATGGCGAAATTACCGAGGGCGCAATCCGCTACCTCGACCAACCCATCCACAGAACCCTCCCGGAGCGGATTGTGCGCCTGGGCATTTTTCAGGTCATGGAAGGTCGGCGCGTCTTTGAGGATCTCAATGTGGAGGAAAACCTGCGTTGCGGCGGCTTTACCCGACCATCTTCGGAATTCCCGGCTTCACTGGAACGGGTCTACACGTATTTTCCCCGGTTGCAGGAACGTCGCAAACAGCTGGCTGGATACCTCTCCGGCGGCGAGCAGCAGATGCTGGCCATTGGCCGGGCGCTGATGGCCAAACCAAAACTGCTGCTCCTGGATGAGCCCTCCCTGGGCTTGGCTCCATTGTTGGTGGAGGAAATCTTCACCATTGTAAAACGGGTCAATGCGGAAGAAGGGATGACCATTCTCCTGGTGGAACAAAATGCCAGGGCCGCCCTGAGCATCTCCCACCACGGCTACATTCTGGAAAACGGAAGAATCGTCATGGACGGGAGTTCCACGTCTTTGCTGAACAATCCGGACGTGCAGGAGTTTTACCTGGGACTGGGGCACGGCGGTGAAAAGCGCAGTTACCGGGACGTCAAGCACTACCGCCGACGAAAACGCTGGCTTGGGTAA
- a CDS encoding ABC transporter substrate-binding protein — MRRKLFTLAAALVLFAASPGLAQIKIGVLSDLSGPTSDVGRPYADGVRHCVEYLNKQGGIAGQRIEMLQVDYAYNVQQAIAAYNRFKGQGIVALQGWGTADTEALVRFVARDEIPTYSASYSAHLADPQVAPFNFFIAADYSTQARAALQYFHDNWTEDRPIRLGLLYPNHPYGLAPIPAIKTFAQELGYELVAEDNVGLGDMDATSQLLRMQRQRPDYVWVGGTISSTAVILKDAQKVGMQAKFITNIWGSDEQLLQLAGSAVNGHYGLQTSVVFGTDVPGMEVIKEMTGGRPQMTHYIRGFASMYVMAESIRIAAEKGPLTGRAIRDASRALRDFDPMGLTPPISFFEDDHRPNMVVYIYQLFEDRMEMLAEQELERRPEWLGH, encoded by the coding sequence ATGAGACGAAAACTTTTCACACTGGCTGCGGCCTTAGTCCTTTTTGCGGCATCACCGGGACTGGCCCAGATCAAGATCGGCGTGCTGTCCGACCTCAGCGGCCCCACGTCGGACGTGGGACGGCCCTATGCCGATGGTGTCCGGCACTGCGTTGAATACCTGAACAAGCAAGGCGGCATTGCCGGACAACGCATTGAAATGCTCCAGGTGGACTATGCCTACAACGTCCAGCAGGCCATCGCCGCCTACAACCGTTTCAAGGGCCAGGGCATCGTGGCCCTGCAGGGCTGGGGCACCGCGGATACGGAAGCCCTGGTCCGCTTCGTGGCCAGGGACGAAATTCCGACCTACTCGGCGTCCTATTCCGCGCATTTGGCGGATCCGCAGGTCGCCCCCTTCAATTTCTTCATCGCCGCGGACTATTCCACCCAGGCGCGAGCCGCCCTGCAATACTTCCACGACAACTGGACCGAGGACCGTCCCATCCGGCTTGGGCTGCTCTACCCGAACCATCCTTACGGCCTGGCCCCGATTCCGGCCATCAAGACCTTTGCCCAGGAACTCGGCTATGAATTGGTGGCCGAAGACAACGTTGGACTGGGAGACATGGACGCCACCAGCCAGCTGCTGCGCATGCAGCGTCAGAGGCCGGACTACGTTTGGGTGGGCGGAACCATCTCCTCCACCGCGGTCATCCTCAAGGACGCCCAGAAAGTCGGGATGCAGGCCAAGTTCATCACCAACATCTGGGGCAGCGACGAGCAGCTGCTCCAACTGGCCGGTTCCGCGGTCAATGGACACTATGGCCTGCAAACCTCCGTGGTTTTCGGCACGGACGTACCGGGCATGGAGGTCATCAAGGAAATGACCGGCGGCCGTCCCCAAATGACCCATTACATTCGCGGCTTTGCCTCCATGTACGTGATGGCCGAGTCCATTCGCATTGCCGCGGAAAAAGGCCCACTGACCGGTCGGGCCATTCGGGACGCTTCCCGAGCCCTTAGAGACTTCGACCCCATGGGATTGACGCCGCCCATCAGTTTTTTCGAGGATGATCACCGGCCGAACATGGTGGTCTACATTTACCAGCTTTTTGAAGACCGCATGGAAATGCTGGCTGAGCAGGAGTTGGAGCGCCGGCCGGAGTGGCTGGGACATTAA
- a CDS encoding branched-chain amino acid ABC transporter permease has product MRGKCGLFHTSYASETRFFQSGFQKLSLGLFLVLLLCSPFFLSNYQVSMLNMINIAVIGAVALNLLTGCCGQISLGHGAFIGVGAYTTGICTLAGWPFFAALLFGGLVTAVVGMLFGIPSLRLKGIYLAIATLAAQLILSYVFLHWTSVTGGAIGMGLDAPVILGMSLDNDAKMFYLTFGVAAASVLLVANILRTRHGRAFVAIRDFHQSAESVGINLFAYKLQAFAVSSFLAGIAGGLWAHYTMYITPEQFDIMLSIQYLAIIIIGGLGSVLGSIFGAVFVTLLPEFLGVLAQWAGSFFPNISMYFLALREGIFGLILVLFLIFEPEGLAHRWRLIKAYWKLYPFAH; this is encoded by the coding sequence ATGCGCGGTAAATGCGGACTGTTTCACACTTCCTACGCCTCGGAAACCCGGTTTTTCCAGTCAGGATTCCAGAAACTCAGCCTGGGCCTCTTCCTGGTTCTGCTGCTTTGCTCCCCGTTTTTTCTCAGCAACTACCAGGTCTCGATGCTGAATATGATCAACATCGCGGTGATCGGAGCCGTGGCCCTGAACCTGCTCACCGGCTGCTGCGGCCAGATATCCCTGGGGCACGGTGCGTTTATCGGGGTTGGCGCCTATACCACGGGCATATGTACCCTGGCAGGTTGGCCTTTTTTCGCGGCCCTGCTTTTTGGCGGCCTGGTCACTGCCGTGGTGGGCATGCTTTTCGGCATTCCCTCGCTGCGTCTGAAAGGCATCTACCTGGCCATCGCCACCTTGGCGGCCCAATTGATTCTCAGTTACGTCTTCCTGCACTGGACATCGGTTACCGGCGGGGCCATCGGCATGGGACTGGATGCACCGGTGATCCTGGGCATGTCTTTGGATAACGACGCCAAAATGTTCTATCTGACCTTTGGCGTGGCCGCGGCCAGCGTCCTTCTGGTGGCCAATATCCTGCGCACCCGCCACGGCCGGGCCTTCGTGGCCATCCGGGACTTTCACCAGTCCGCGGAATCCGTGGGCATAAACCTGTTCGCCTACAAGCTGCAGGCGTTCGCGGTCAGCTCCTTCCTGGCCGGAATCGCCGGGGGACTCTGGGCGCACTACACCATGTACATCACCCCGGAACAATTCGACATCATGCTTTCCATCCAGTACCTGGCCATAATCATCATCGGCGGCCTGGGCAGCGTACTGGGCAGCATTTTCGGCGCGGTCTTCGTGACCTTATTGCCTGAATTCCTGGGGGTCCTGGCCCAATGGGCCGGCTCATTCTTCCCGAACATCAGCATGTATTTCCTGGCCCTGCGGGAAGGCATCTTCGGCTTGATCCTGGTCCTGTTCCTGATTTTCGAGCCCGAAGGGCTGGCCCACCGCTGGCGACTGATCAAGGCCTACTGGAAGCTGTATCCATTCGCGCATTAG
- a CDS encoding branched-chain amino acid ABC transporter permease, which translates to MEYYLQLIVNGLVVGSIYSLVALGFVIIYKATKVVNFAQGEMVMVGAYICFALTVQMGLPFLVSFLMTLVFSVILGLCIERVILRPLIGEPIISVIMVTVGLSTVLKSLVQLFWGTQIRVFPPVLPSEPIWVAGVPIAPIYIAAFVLSGLLFAVFSLFFKYSRTGIAMRATAMDQQAAQSMGIGVKNIFALSWCIAAVVSSIGGIILGNINGINAQLGHLGLKVFPAVILGGLDSLLGAALGGLIIGVLENVADGFMQQVFSLPGFKEVAAYVVLVIILMIRPYGLFGTREIERV; encoded by the coding sequence ATGGAATACTATCTCCAACTCATCGTCAACGGCCTGGTGGTCGGGAGCATTTACAGTCTGGTGGCTCTGGGATTCGTCATCATCTACAAGGCAACCAAGGTGGTCAATTTTGCCCAGGGCGAGATGGTCATGGTCGGGGCGTACATCTGCTTTGCCTTGACGGTGCAGATGGGCCTGCCGTTTCTGGTCTCCTTTCTGATGACCCTGGTCTTTTCCGTAATCCTCGGTCTGTGCATCGAACGGGTCATTCTCCGACCGTTGATCGGCGAACCGATCATCAGCGTGATCATGGTCACGGTAGGACTGTCAACGGTGCTCAAGTCCCTGGTCCAGCTGTTTTGGGGCACCCAGATCCGTGTATTTCCCCCTGTCCTGCCCTCGGAACCGATCTGGGTCGCCGGGGTGCCCATCGCCCCGATATACATTGCGGCGTTCGTGCTCTCCGGTCTGCTCTTTGCCGTGTTTTCGCTCTTCTTCAAGTACTCCCGCACCGGCATCGCCATGCGGGCCACGGCCATGGATCAGCAAGCGGCCCAATCCATGGGTATTGGCGTGAAAAACATCTTTGCCCTGTCCTGGTGCATCGCCGCGGTGGTCTCCAGCATCGGCGGCATCATTCTGGGCAACATCAACGGGATCAACGCCCAGTTGGGACACCTGGGGCTGAAAGTTTTTCCCGCGGTCATCCTTGGCGGCCTGGACAGTCTGCTGGGCGCGGCCCTGGGCGGACTGATCATCGGCGTACTGGAAAACGTGGCCGACGGCTTCATGCAACAGGTTTTCAGCCTGCCCGGCTTCAAGGAAGTCGCGGCCTATGTCGTCCTGGTGATCATCCTGATGATCCGCCCCTATGGCCTTTTCGGTACCCGTGAAATCGAACGGGTCTAA
- a CDS encoding AMP-binding protein, whose amino-acid sequence MNTDTPGKESSPPLSTNTQREARVYDTTLPRLLLDNAARFEAKTAMREKEWGVWQPYSWADYLRKTSEFAAGMKKLGLGKGDVLVLIGDNRPEWLWAELAIQSLGGMALGLYQDAPVDEIEYIFTLTNCRMVVAEDQEQVDKMLDLKQRVPHLQYVVYHDPKGLSGYKEDGLHPFERICEQGRPDAAKFAQWVDRLQPNDTCLIATTSGTTGRPKLAMLSHRNLLSMAANLGQVDPKHTSDEFVSFLPLAWMGEQMMAVASALLFGFCVNFPEEPDTVQENIREIGPHLIFSPPRVWENLAARVRVKIMETSPLKRFLYNMFLPLGTRHAECLLAGNKPGPALRLGKVLADAGLFRALRDRLGFSRIRSATTGGAALGPDTFRFFHALGVNLKQIYGQTEIAGISCIHADGRVDFDSVGEPIPETEIIISEEGEILSRSPAVFQGYYANPEATAETIQNGWLRSGDAGFFKDNGQLVVIDRLKDVMELADGTQFSPQFMENKLKFSPYVREAVVLGKGRPHLATIISIDPEIVGRWAESKLITYTTYQDLAAKNDVYDLIRTEIAQINAGLPETTRIKRFALLFKELDADDGELTRTRKLRRKVVEERYHSLIESLYGPEACMNLTASIQYQDGRIREMCGSIQIATVE is encoded by the coding sequence ATGAATACGGATACGCCTGGAAAAGAGAGCAGCCCGCCCTTATCCACGAATACCCAGCGCGAAGCGCGCGTCTACGATACCACCCTGCCCCGCCTGCTCCTGGATAACGCCGCGCGTTTCGAGGCCAAAACGGCCATGCGGGAAAAGGAATGGGGTGTTTGGCAACCCTACTCCTGGGCCGATTACTTGCGCAAGACTTCGGAGTTCGCCGCGGGAATGAAGAAGCTCGGTCTGGGCAAGGGTGACGTACTGGTGCTCATCGGCGACAACCGTCCGGAATGGCTTTGGGCCGAACTGGCCATCCAGTCCCTGGGCGGCATGGCCCTGGGGCTGTACCAGGACGCCCCGGTGGACGAAATCGAGTACATCTTCACGCTCACCAATTGCCGGATGGTCGTAGCTGAGGACCAGGAACAGGTGGACAAGATGCTGGACCTGAAACAGCGTGTGCCCCACCTGCAATACGTGGTCTACCATGACCCCAAGGGTCTGTCCGGATACAAAGAGGACGGCCTGCACCCCTTTGAACGAATCTGCGAGCAGGGCCGACCTGATGCGGCCAAGTTCGCCCAGTGGGTGGACCGACTTCAGCCCAATGACACCTGCCTGATCGCCACCACCTCCGGCACCACCGGACGGCCCAAGCTGGCCATGCTCTCCCATCGCAACCTGCTGTCCATGGCCGCCAACCTGGGCCAGGTGGACCCCAAGCACACCAGTGACGAATTCGTCTCGTTCCTGCCCCTGGCCTGGATGGGTGAACAAATGATGGCCGTGGCCTCGGCCCTGTTGTTCGGCTTTTGCGTCAATTTTCCGGAGGAGCCGGACACGGTCCAGGAAAATATCCGGGAGATCGGTCCGCACCTGATCTTCTCACCGCCGCGGGTCTGGGAAAACCTGGCCGCCCGGGTGCGGGTCAAGATCATGGAAACCAGCCCATTGAAGCGTTTCCTGTACAATATGTTCCTGCCCCTGGGCACGCGCCATGCCGAATGCCTGCTGGCCGGGAACAAACCCGGCCCGGCCTTGCGTTTGGGCAAGGTTCTGGCCGACGCCGGATTGTTCCGGGCCCTGCGGGACCGCCTGGGCTTTTCCCGAATCCGCTCCGCCACCACGGGCGGCGCGGCCCTGGGACCGGACACCTTCCGCTTTTTCCACGCCCTGGGGGTGAACCTGAAGCAGATCTACGGCCAGACGGAAATCGCCGGAATCTCCTGCATCCATGCTGACGGGCGGGTGGATTTCGACTCCGTGGGCGAACCCATTCCGGAAACCGAGATCATCATTTCCGAGGAAGGGGAAATTCTCTCCCGCTCCCCGGCCGTGTTCCAGGGCTACTATGCCAACCCCGAAGCCACGGCTGAGACCATCCAGAACGGCTGGCTGCGCTCTGGTGACGCCGGGTTCTTCAAGGATAACGGACAGCTGGTGGTCATCGACCGGCTCAAGGACGTCATGGAGCTGGCCGACGGCACGCAGTTCTCGCCGCAGTTCATGGAAAACAAGCTCAAGTTCTCGCCCTATGTCCGGGAAGCCGTGGTTCTGGGCAAGGGACGGCCCCACCTGGCCACGATCATCAGCATTGACCCGGAAATCGTGGGCCGTTGGGCCGAGAGTAAATTGATCACCTACACCACCTATCAGGATCTGGCCGCCAAGAATGACGTCTACGACCTGATCCGGACCGAAATCGCCCAGATCAACGCCGGCCTGCCGGAAACCACCCGGATCAAGCGCTTTGCCCTGCTGTTCAAGGAGTTGGACGCGGACGACGGCGAACTGACCCGAACCCGAAAACTGCGCCGCAAGGTGGTGGAGGAACGCTACCACTCGCTCATCGAATCGCTGTACGGCCCGGAAGCCTGCATGAACCTGACCGCCTCCATCCAGTACCAGGACGGACGAATTCGGGAAATGTGCGGGAGCATTCAAATCGCGACCGTTGAATGA
- a CDS encoding ABC transporter ATP-binding protein yields the protein MAMLEVRDITLTFRGLAALLNVSFSVEQGQIASLIGPNGAGKTSMLNCISGRYHPDEGQIALNGRDMLPMAAHDRVKAGLSRTFQNIALFKGLSVLDNLMVGRHVRLDYGLLASLFYWGKARRSEDLHRKRIEEIIDFLGLSPHRHQVAGKLPYGVQKRVELGRALAGEPELLLLDEPMAGMNLEETEDMARYILDINEEWGITVLLVEHDMGVVMDISDHVVVLDFGQVLAAGTPGQVQADPEVIAAYLGSDNASFIGR from the coding sequence ATGGCCATGCTGGAAGTCCGCGACATCACCCTGACCTTTCGCGGTCTGGCCGCTCTCCTGAATGTCAGCTTCAGCGTGGAGCAGGGCCAGATCGCCTCGCTCATCGGTCCCAACGGCGCGGGCAAGACAAGCATGCTCAATTGCATCAGCGGACGCTACCATCCTGACGAGGGCCAAATCGCCCTGAACGGACGAGACATGCTTCCCATGGCGGCCCATGACCGGGTCAAGGCCGGCCTGTCACGCACTTTTCAGAACATCGCCCTTTTCAAGGGCTTGAGCGTCCTGGACAATCTGATGGTCGGCCGTCACGTGCGTCTGGACTACGGCCTGCTCGCGTCCCTGTTCTACTGGGGCAAGGCCCGACGCAGCGAAGATCTGCACCGCAAGCGCATTGAAGAAATCATCGACTTTCTCGGCCTGTCCCCCCACCGCCACCAGGTGGCGGGTAAGCTGCCCTATGGGGTGCAGAAACGGGTCGAACTGGGTCGGGCCCTGGCCGGTGAACCGGAACTGTTGCTTCTGGACGAACCCATGGCCGGGATGAATTTGGAAGAGACCGAAGACATGGCCCGCTATATCCTGGACATCAACGAGGAATGGGGCATCACCGTGCTTTTGGTGGAACACGACATGGGCGTGGTCATGGACATCTCCGACCACGTCGTCGTCCTGGACTTTGGCCAGGTACTGGCCGCGGGGACTCCGGGCCAGGTCCAGGCCGATCCGGAGGTGATCGCCGCCTACCTGGGCAGCGACAATGCCTCGTTTATCGGCCGATGA
- a CDS encoding CBS domain-containing protein, translating to MYVGLKMLTDMPTITPKTLVMEADKLMDKKRLWMLMAVDEQGRLIGAVRKEDVRAALPSPVTTLSRHELNYLVSKLSVEKLILRDIPSIPPQMEIEEAAKIMFDADLAGLPVVDSKNVLIGYINRNVMLDVLVEEMGLAQGGSRIVFEVEERTGVIAEVSNIIAAMNVSIISTATFYHKEKRMVVIRVQMDDPGPVLKALLERGYHVVGPCDFAKEWC from the coding sequence ATGTATGTCGGACTGAAAATGCTCACGGACATGCCCACCATCACCCCCAAGACGTTGGTGATGGAGGCGGACAAATTAATGGATAAAAAGCGCCTCTGGATGCTCATGGCCGTGGATGAACAAGGACGGCTCATCGGCGCCGTGCGCAAGGAGGATGTCCGCGCGGCCCTGCCCTCGCCGGTGACCACCCTCAGCCGCCACGAATTGAACTACCTAGTCTCCAAGTTGTCCGTCGAAAAGCTGATCCTGAGGGACATCCCTTCCATTCCGCCTCAGATGGAAATCGAGGAGGCGGCCAAGATCATGTTCGATGCTGACCTGGCCGGACTGCCTGTAGTGGATTCCAAAAACGTGCTGATCGGGTACATCAACCGCAACGTGATGCTCGATGTTCTGGTGGAGGAAATGGGCCTGGCCCAGGGCGGCTCACGGATCGTCTTCGAGGTGGAAGAGCGCACCGGTGTCATCGCCGAGGTCTCCAACATCATCGCGGCGATGAATGTGAGCATCATCTCCACGGCTACGTTTTATCACAAAGAGAAGCGCATGGTTGTCATCCGGGTCCAGATGGACGATCCGGGGCCGGTTCTCAAGGCCCTGCTGGAACGCGGCTACCACGTGGTCGGCCCCTGCGACTTTGCCAAGGAATGGTGCTAG
- the hypA gene encoding hydrogenase maturation nickel metallochaperone HypA gives MHEMSIAEALIRIVEVEMTKHGLRRVERITVQHGQLSTMVPEALDLAFEVMTKGTILEGAVLEYIKVPLTLQCSACQVTFSPEVHSLHYAPCPSCGEEFAHVVLAGKELNIAHIEGDT, from the coding sequence ATGCATGAGATGTCCATTGCCGAGGCCCTGATCCGCATCGTGGAAGTCGAGATGACCAAACATGGCTTGCGCAGGGTCGAACGGATCACCGTCCAGCACGGCCAGCTGTCCACCATGGTTCCGGAAGCCCTGGATCTGGCTTTCGAGGTCATGACCAAAGGAACGATCCTGGAAGGTGCGGTGCTGGAATACATCAAGGTTCCACTGACTCTGCAATGCTCGGCGTGTCAGGTGACATTTTCTCCGGAAGTGCACAGCCTGCATTACGCTCCTTGCCCTTCCTGCGGCGAGGAGTTTGCCCATGTCGTGCTTGCCGGCAAGGAGTTGAACATCGCTCATATCGAAGGAGATACGTAA
- the hypB gene encoding hydrogenase nickel incorporation protein HypB, with protein MSKIIPVIRNILEANDRLADQLRNTYAENNVLALNLMSSPGAGKTALLERTLTDLRDELRMAVIEGDLQTDNDALRVAATGAQAIQINTEGGCHLDSSMILEALKQMDLAGLDVLFIENVGNLVCPAEFDLGEKAKVTLLSVTEGDDKPEKYPMMFAQSKVLLLNKIDLLPYVDFDVDRATRFARALNPEITVFPVSCRTGEGLEPWYAWLREAVRAERR; from the coding sequence ATGTCCAAAATTATTCCCGTGATTCGAAATATTCTTGAAGCCAATGACCGCCTGGCTGATCAGCTCCGGAACACCTACGCGGAAAACAACGTCCTGGCCTTGAATCTGATGAGTTCACCCGGAGCTGGCAAAACCGCGCTTCTGGAACGGACCTTGACCGATCTGCGTGACGAACTGCGCATGGCCGTTATTGAGGGTGACCTGCAAACCGACAATGACGCCCTGCGCGTGGCCGCCACGGGTGCCCAGGCCATCCAGATCAATACCGAGGGCGGCTGTCACCTGGACAGCTCCATGATATTGGAGGCCCTGAAGCAGATGGACCTGGCCGGATTGGATGTCCTGTTCATCGAGAATGTCGGCAATCTGGTCTGCCCGGCGGAGTTTGACCTGGGCGAGAAGGCCAAAGTCACACTGTTGAGTGTGACCGAGGGGGATGATAAGCCGGAAAAATACCCCATGATGTTCGCCCAGTCCAAAGTTCTCCTGCTGAACAAGATCGACCTGCTGCCCTATGTTGATTTTGACGTGGACAGGGCGACTCGCTTTGCCCGGGCCTTGAACCCGGAGATCACCGTTTTTCCGGTTTCCTGCCGCACCGGAGAAGGGCTGGAACCCTGGTACGCGTGGCTTAGGGAAGCGGTCCGAGCTGAGCGCCGGTAG